In one window of Solanum pennellii chromosome 2, SPENNV200 DNA:
- the LOC107009049 gene encoding uncharacterized protein LOC107009049 isoform X1, with product MASTLLLVLVFVLDLIAFGLAVAAEQRRATATINRDAEYNYCVYESDVATGLGVGSFFFLLASQLLIMFASRCLCCGRALRPGKPRSWAIVLFITCWVTFFIAEVCLLAASVRNAYHTKYRTYLAQHPPSCEVLRKGVFGAGAAFIVFTGIVSELFYVSYSKADEGSIPPRMDGGIRMNAFM from the exons ATGGCTTCAACACTGTTACTGGTTTTGGTTTTTGTGCTTGATTTGATTGCTTTTGGACTTGCTGTTGCTGCTGAGCAGAGGAGGGCTACT GCAACGATCAACAGAGATGCAGAGTATAATTACTGTGTGTATGAGTCAGATGTTGCAACTGGCTTGGGTGTGGGttcattcttctttcttttagcTAGTCAGCTCCTCATAATGTTTGCTAGTCGATGTTTATGCTGTGGGAGGGCACTGCGACCAGGAAAGCCCCGATCATGGGCTATTGTCTTATTCATCACCTGCTG GGTCACCTTCTTTATTGCTGAAGTGTGCTTACTGGCGGCTTCCGTTAGGAATGCCTACCACACAAAGTATAGGACTTACTTGGCACAACATCCTCCATCCTGCGAGGTTTTGAGGAAGGGAGTCTTTGGTGCTGGCGCTGCTTTTATTGTTTTCACTGGCATCGTCTCTGAACTTTTCTACGTCAGCTATTCCAAGGCCGATGAAGGATCCATTCCTCCAAGAATGGATGGTGGCATAAGGATGAATGCGTTCATGTGA
- the LOC107009049 gene encoding uncharacterized protein LOC107009049 isoform X2 gives MIEIKICTNCLEATINRDAEYNYCVYESDVATGLGVGSFFFLLASQLLIMFASRCLCCGRALRPGKPRSWAIVLFITCWVTFFIAEVCLLAASVRNAYHTKYRTYLAQHPPSCEVLRKGVFGAGAAFIVFTGIVSELFYVSYSKADEGSIPPRMDGGIRMNAFM, from the exons ATGATAGAAATCAAGATCTGCACTAATTGCTTAGAG GCAACGATCAACAGAGATGCAGAGTATAATTACTGTGTGTATGAGTCAGATGTTGCAACTGGCTTGGGTGTGGGttcattcttctttcttttagcTAGTCAGCTCCTCATAATGTTTGCTAGTCGATGTTTATGCTGTGGGAGGGCACTGCGACCAGGAAAGCCCCGATCATGGGCTATTGTCTTATTCATCACCTGCTG GGTCACCTTCTTTATTGCTGAAGTGTGCTTACTGGCGGCTTCCGTTAGGAATGCCTACCACACAAAGTATAGGACTTACTTGGCACAACATCCTCCATCCTGCGAGGTTTTGAGGAAGGGAGTCTTTGGTGCTGGCGCTGCTTTTATTGTTTTCACTGGCATCGTCTCTGAACTTTTCTACGTCAGCTATTCCAAGGCCGATGAAGGATCCATTCCTCCAAGAATGGATGGTGGCATAAGGATGAATGCGTTCATGTGA